One genomic segment of Desulfomicrobium sp. ZS1 includes these proteins:
- a CDS encoding TetR/AcrR family transcriptional regulator: protein MTSTSKYLSAEERRAMAVKAVLELAAVQNPGEITTTEIAAHMGLSQGGIFRHFSSKDEIWRTVMEWVATELHSRVARAAESANSPIFSLEAMFMAHVAFAIEYPGVPRMLFGELPKTESTPAKIAVASLLERYGKLLTLKLEQGKSCGEVDCSISTEAAVALFVGTVQGLIIKAVLFGDVGHLRQGAPEAFALFRRAIRKSI from the coding sequence ATGACCTCGACATCAAAATATCTTTCGGCAGAGGAGAGACGGGCCATGGCCGTCAAAGCGGTGCTTGAATTAGCTGCCGTTCAGAATCCAGGCGAGATTACGACCACAGAAATCGCTGCGCACATGGGCTTGTCCCAGGGCGGCATTTTTCGACATTTTTCCAGCAAAGACGAAATCTGGCGCACGGTCATGGAGTGGGTTGCCACAGAATTGCATTCCCGTGTTGCACGTGCGGCGGAAAGCGCCAACAGTCCAATCTTCTCCCTTGAGGCTATGTTCATGGCCCATGTCGCCTTCGCGATTGAGTATCCCGGAGTTCCGCGCATGTTGTTTGGGGAACTTCCGAAAACAGAATCAACTCCAGCCAAAATTGCCGTTGCCTCGTTGCTTGAACGATACGGAAAACTCCTGACATTGAAGCTGGAGCAAGGAAAGTCCTGCGGCGAGGTGGATTGTTCGATCTCAACTGAAGCAGCGGTCGCTCTTTTTGTCGGAACTGTTCAAGGGCTCATCATCAAGGCGGTGCTATTTGGTGATGTTGGCCATTTGCGCCAGGGGGCTCCAGAGGCGTTTGCCTTGTTTCGTCGCGCCATAAGGAAATCCATATGA
- a CDS encoding efflux RND transporter periplasmic adaptor subunit — MMSLMSRNKFLLLVVLGLLAGAFIYVVLRSGPLAPVAVVVSEVRDMPVEPSLFGIGTVEARYTQNIGPTGSGRVLAILVDVGDRVEPGQIIGEMDPVDLDDRLGAQDAALLRAAATVRAAEAQVSELRAKTTYAESQARRFETLVQSGAVSREAFEARQQELDVAKSGLKAAIATVASAKHEYDRLTSEGAGISRQRETVRLVSPVAGLVTRRLIEPGTTAVAGQTVVEIIDPDHVWVNARFDQLRASGLATGLPARVVLRSRSSESLSAHVYRVEPVADAVTEELLAKVTFESLPDPLPAIGELAEVTVDLPALPPAPTIPGSSVLRDKNTLGVWVVEGGSIEFVPVELGQADLDGLVQVRKGLRVGQTVVSHSASTLTARSGIKIVDHLPGVPK, encoded by the coding sequence ATGATGAGTCTCATGTCCCGCAATAAATTTCTGCTGCTGGTGGTGCTAGGCCTCTTGGCCGGGGCCTTCATTTATGTGGTGCTGCGTTCCGGCCCGCTGGCTCCCGTTGCGGTCGTCGTGTCCGAGGTCAGGGATATGCCGGTGGAGCCGTCGCTTTTCGGCATCGGCACGGTGGAAGCGCGGTACACGCAGAACATCGGACCGACAGGCTCCGGCCGGGTTCTTGCGATTTTGGTGGATGTCGGGGACAGGGTCGAGCCGGGGCAGATCATTGGTGAAATGGATCCCGTGGATCTCGATGACAGGCTGGGCGCCCAAGATGCCGCCCTGCTGCGTGCCGCCGCGACCGTGCGGGCTGCCGAAGCCCAGGTTTCGGAACTGCGGGCGAAAACAACCTACGCCGAATCCCAGGCCCGCCGCTTTGAAACCCTGGTGCAGAGCGGAGCGGTGAGCAGGGAGGCCTTTGAGGCCCGTCAGCAGGAGTTGGACGTCGCGAAGAGCGGGCTCAAGGCTGCCATTGCGACCGTGGCTTCGGCCAAACACGAATACGACCGCCTCACGTCCGAAGGGGCCGGCATATCCCGCCAGCGGGAGACCGTCAGACTGGTTTCGCCTGTTGCCGGTCTGGTCACCAGGCGTCTGATCGAGCCCGGCACGACTGCCGTGGCCGGACAGACCGTGGTGGAGATCATCGATCCGGACCACGTCTGGGTGAATGCCCGCTTCGACCAGCTCCGGGCTTCCGGCCTTGCGACCGGTTTGCCGGCGCGTGTCGTGCTGCGTTCCCGCTCATCGGAATCGCTATCTGCGCATGTGTACCGTGTCGAGCCGGTTGCGGACGCCGTGACCGAAGAGCTGCTGGCGAAAGTGACTTTTGAATCCCTGCCCGACCCCCTGCCTGCCATCGGCGAACTGGCCGAGGTGACCGTGGATCTGCCTGCCTTGCCGCCTGCTCCGACCATTCCCGGCAGCAGCGTGCTGCGCGACAAAAACACGCTTGGGGTCTGGGTGGTTGAAGGCGGGAGCATCGAATTCGTCCCCGTTGAACTCGGACAGGCAGACCTTGACGGGCTGGTCCAGGTCCGCAAGGGGCTGCGTGTGGGGCAGACCGTCGTCTCGCATAGCGCGTCCACGCTGACGGCCAGAAGCGGCATCAAGATTGTGGACCATCTTCCGGGGGTGCCCAAGTGA
- a CDS encoding ABC transporter permease encodes MISLAGRDILHSWGKFVFTGVGLGLLIGVTLSMAGIYRGMVEDAKVLLDNSGADLWVVQQDTLGPYAESSTIPDDVYRSILGMEGVERVSNVTYLTMQVRHDGGDVRAMVVGVVPGGPGEPGQPIFLVAGRHITRSHYEAVADVRTGFRLGQEIVIRRNVYTVVGLTRRTVSSGGDPMVFIPLKDAQEAQFLKDNDAIVRSRQRAAQNPAFNRPIPGLLDAVIASQSTNSNVNAVLVSLAPGHLPNEVAKSIQRWSRYQVYTRAQMEEILIEKLVATSARQIGMFLVILSVVSAAIVAFIIYTLTMGKIREIAVLKLIGTRNRTIASMILQQALGLGLIGFVVGKISATLWAPIFPKYVLLLPEDAVRGLIAVMVICSLASVMAIRAALKVDPAEAIGG; translated from the coding sequence GTGATCAGCCTGGCCGGGCGCGATATCCTGCATTCCTGGGGGAAGTTCGTCTTCACCGGGGTGGGGCTTGGCCTGCTCATCGGTGTGACGCTTTCCATGGCCGGCATCTATCGCGGCATGGTCGAGGACGCCAAGGTGCTTCTGGACAACAGCGGCGCGGATCTGTGGGTCGTGCAGCAGGATACCCTGGGGCCGTACGCGGAATCCTCGACCATTCCCGACGACGTCTATCGCTCGATTCTCGGCATGGAGGGAGTGGAGCGGGTTTCGAATGTGACCTACCTGACCATGCAGGTCCGGCACGACGGCGGCGACGTGCGGGCCATGGTTGTCGGTGTGGTACCGGGAGGGCCGGGGGAGCCCGGACAGCCAATTTTTCTGGTGGCTGGACGTCACATTACCCGCAGTCATTATGAGGCCGTGGCAGATGTCAGGACTGGCTTCAGACTCGGGCAAGAGATTGTCATCCGCAGGAATGTCTACACGGTTGTCGGACTGACCCGGCGGACGGTTTCCTCGGGCGGTGATCCCATGGTTTTCATTCCGCTCAAGGACGCCCAGGAGGCGCAGTTTTTAAAAGATAACGACGCCATCGTCCGTTCACGCCAGCGGGCAGCGCAGAATCCGGCATTCAACCGGCCGATTCCGGGTCTTCTGGACGCAGTCATCGCGTCCCAGTCCACCAATTCCAACGTCAACGCCGTGCTGGTCAGCCTCGCTCCCGGTCATTTGCCGAATGAAGTTGCGAAATCCATTCAGCGCTGGAGCAGGTATCAAGTCTATACTCGGGCGCAGATGGAGGAAATCCTGATCGAAAAGCTCGTGGCCACTTCGGCCCGTCAGATCGGCATGTTTCTGGTCATTCTGTCCGTGGTCAGCGCGGCCATCGTCGCCTTCATCATTTATACGCTGACCATGGGTAAGATCCGTGAAATCGCGGTCCTGAAACTTATCGGCACCCGCAACAGGACCATTGCCTCGATGATCCTGCAACAGGCGCTGGGGCTTGGGCTGATCGGCTTCGTGGTCGGCAAGATCTCGGCCACGCTGTGGGCCCCCATTTTTCCGAAATACGTTCTGCTCCTGCCCGAAGATGCGGTGCGCGGGCTGATCGCAGTCATGGTCATTTGTTCACTGGCCAGCGTCATGGCGATCAGGGCGGCCCTCAAGGTCGATCCGGCCGAAGCCATTGGAGGGTGA
- a CDS encoding ABC transporter ATP-binding protein, protein MPGILIEDVRKRYGQGEAAVDALKGVDMVVGPGEVVGLIGPSGSGKSTLLKCLGAVIEPSAGKMTLGDDVIFDQDWKIPDLRALRRDKIGFIFQAPYLIPFLDVTDNVALLPMLSGIPNSKARALAQEFLEALDVGHRAGAMPSQLSGGEQQRVSIARALVNRPPVILADEPTAPLDSERAMAVIRILNQMAKQFETAIIVVTHDEKIIPTFKRLYQIRDGRTEEQAGEGRAID, encoded by the coding sequence ATGCCTGGAATACTCATCGAAGACGTGCGCAAGCGCTACGGGCAAGGCGAGGCTGCGGTGGACGCCCTGAAGGGGGTGGACATGGTTGTTGGGCCAGGAGAAGTGGTCGGCCTCATAGGCCCGTCCGGTTCAGGAAAGAGCACTCTGCTCAAATGCCTTGGGGCGGTCATCGAGCCGAGCGCCGGGAAGATGACGCTGGGGGATGATGTCATTTTTGATCAGGATTGGAAGATTCCCGATTTGCGAGCGCTCAGACGTGACAAGATCGGATTCATCTTTCAGGCGCCCTATCTTATTCCCTTTTTGGATGTTACGGACAACGTGGCTTTGCTGCCGATGCTGTCCGGCATTCCGAATTCCAAGGCCAGGGCCTTGGCCCAGGAATTTCTCGAAGCTCTGGACGTCGGACACAGGGCGGGGGCCATGCCTTCCCAGCTTTCGGGAGGGGAGCAGCAGCGTGTGTCCATTGCCCGCGCCCTCGTCAATCGTCCGCCTGTCATTCTGGCTGACGAGCCGACCGCACCTCTGGACAGCGAACGAGCCATGGCCGTGATCCGGATTCTGAACCAGATGGCCAAACAGTTTGAAACCGCGATCATTGTCGTGACCCACGATGAAAAAATCATTCCGACTTTCAAGCGATTGTACCAAATACGAGATGGGCGAACTGAAGAGCAGGCTGGCGAAGGAAGGGCAATAGATTGA
- a CDS encoding CBS domain-containing protein, with product MKDHCDALDLSEDDVINAMRSMQGYVDITPGDFREIYSIAYDLALKRVRTLWKAEDAMTSPVHCLHREMSASEAASFMASHGISGAPVVDENGTICGVVSEKDFLKKMGLPGTASFMAVVSRCMTIDGCLVSDLGGLSVRELMNCPPIVAAKETTLADISELFSKHSINRVPICDTDGRPIGIVTRTNLVGSLCELR from the coding sequence ATGAAAGATCACTGTGACGCTTTGGATTTGTCTGAAGATGATGTCATCAATGCCATGCGTTCCATGCAAGGATACGTCGATATAACACCTGGAGATTTTCGGGAAATTTATTCAATCGCTTACGATTTGGCATTGAAGAGAGTCCGTACACTTTGGAAGGCGGAAGACGCCATGACGTCTCCTGTTCATTGCCTTCATCGTGAAATGAGCGCCTCTGAGGCTGCGTCATTTATGGCTTCGCACGGCATCAGCGGTGCTCCGGTTGTTGACGAAAACGGGACGATCTGCGGGGTTGTCTCGGAAAAGGATTTTCTCAAGAAGATGGGACTGCCAGGAACCGCCTCATTCATGGCTGTTGTGTCGCGATGCATGACCATTGACGGCTGTTTGGTTTCTGACCTTGGAGGTTTGAGTGTTCGGGAGTTGATGAATTGTCCGCCGATTGTCGCGGCCAAGGAAACGACATTGGCGGATATCTCAGAGCTTTTTTCGAAACATTCCATCAACCGAGTGCCAATCTGTGATACTGACGGACGCCCAATAGGGATTGTCACCAGAACCAATCTCGTCGGTTCTCTGTGTGAGTTGAGGTAA
- a CDS encoding HPP family protein — MNFFEKVKGTTQSPPRVSISEVAWSWIGAFVGIALVGLLQDVFVDEFGQGLLIGSFGATAVLVYGAIRSPLAQPRNVLGGHVISALIGVLSYQLVGDIVWLASGLAVSTAIAAMHMTRTLHPPGGATALIAVIGGDSVHNLGYFYAFIPVGIGAVILIIVALVLNNFAKNRRYPEFWY, encoded by the coding sequence ATGAATTTTTTCGAAAAAGTCAAAGGGACGACACAAAGCCCACCTAGGGTCAGTATTTCTGAGGTTGCCTGGTCTTGGATCGGCGCCTTTGTCGGCATAGCCCTCGTCGGTTTGCTTCAAGACGTGTTTGTGGATGAGTTCGGACAGGGTTTGCTCATTGGCTCCTTTGGCGCAACTGCGGTCCTCGTTTACGGAGCGATTCGAAGCCCGTTGGCCCAGCCCAGAAATGTTCTTGGAGGGCACGTCATCTCTGCGCTGATTGGGGTGTTGTCATATCAGCTTGTCGGAGACATTGTCTGGCTGGCGTCGGGGTTGGCAGTATCTACAGCCATTGCCGCAATGCATATGACTAGAACGTTGCACCCCCCTGGCGGAGCGACGGCTCTGATTGCTGTTATCGGTGGGGACTCTGTGCACAATCTGGGGTATTTTTATGCATTTATACCTGTTGGGATCGGAGCCGTTATTCTTATTATAGTTGCTTTAGTTTTAAATAATTTTGCAAAGAACAGGCGTTATCCTGAATTTTGGTATTAA
- a CDS encoding FprA family A-type flavoprotein — protein MRKIVESVYWVGAVDWDRRLFDSLVPLPDGTTYNAYLVEGSEKTALIDAVDPDMVDTLLGHLDGVEKLDYVISQHAEQDHSGTIALVLDLYPEAKVVTNAKAKSMLMDLLLIPDDKFIVVGDGETLSLGDKTLTFILTPWVHWPETMSTYLAEDKILFSCDFFGSHIATSDLFVRDQGRVHEAAKRYFGEIMMPFRTIIAKNLEKLGPYDIRMIAPSHGQIYDSPGWIIDAYRDWVSGVAHNLVAFPFVSMHGSTRLMVDHLAAALSERDVRVELFNLAVTDIGKLAMSLVDAGTIVLGTPTVLAGPHPMAAYAAFLANALRPKAKYLSIVGSYGWGGKTVETLAGMIPNLKVEVLDPVLCKGLPTDDTYGALDRLADAIAAKHKESGFQR, from the coding sequence ATGAGAAAAATTGTAGAATCAGTGTATTGGGTTGGTGCAGTGGATTGGGACAGGCGTCTGTTCGACTCCTTGGTTCCGCTCCCCGATGGGACAACCTACAACGCCTATCTCGTGGAAGGCAGCGAGAAGACCGCTCTCATCGACGCCGTGGACCCGGATATGGTCGATACGTTACTTGGGCATCTGGATGGGGTGGAAAAGCTTGATTACGTAATATCCCAGCATGCGGAGCAGGATCATTCCGGGACCATTGCCCTGGTGCTGGACCTGTACCCTGAGGCCAAGGTCGTCACCAACGCCAAGGCCAAGTCTATGCTCATGGATCTTTTGCTCATCCCCGACGACAAATTCATCGTTGTCGGGGATGGCGAAACCCTTTCCCTTGGCGACAAGACGCTCACATTCATTCTCACGCCTTGGGTGCACTGGCCGGAAACCATGTCCACCTACTTGGCCGAAGACAAGATTCTGTTCAGTTGCGACTTTTTTGGCTCGCACATCGCAACGAGCGATCTCTTTGTGCGCGATCAAGGCCGGGTACATGAAGCGGCAAAACGCTATTTCGGCGAGATCATGATGCCGTTTAGGACCATAATCGCCAAGAACCTGGAAAAACTCGGCCCCTATGACATACGCATGATCGCCCCCAGCCACGGCCAGATTTACGACAGCCCCGGCTGGATCATTGACGCCTACAGGGACTGGGTTTCAGGCGTGGCGCACAACCTGGTGGCCTTTCCCTTCGTGTCCATGCACGGCAGCACTAGGCTCATGGTCGACCACTTGGCGGCAGCTTTGTCCGAACGCGATGTGAGGGTGGAACTCTTTAACCTTGCCGTGACCGACATCGGCAAGCTGGCTATGTCCCTCGTGGATGCGGGCACCATCGTGCTCGGCACCCCCACAGTGCTTGCCGGTCCGCATCCCATGGCCGCCTACGCGGCATTTTTGGCCAACGCCCTGCGGCCCAAGGCCAAATATCTGTCCATAGTCGGTTCATACGGCTGGGGCGGCAAGACAGTGGAAACTCTGGCCGGCATGATTCCCAATCTGAAGGTCGAGGTGCTGGATCCTGTGCTGTGTAAGGGGTTGCCCACAGACGACACGTACGGTGCCCTGGATCGTCTGGCGGATGCCATTGCCGCCAAGCACAAGGAAAGCGGCTTTCAGAGGTAG
- the hcp gene encoding hydroxylamine reductase: MFCFQCQETAKNTGCTVKGMCGKPEETANLQDLLIFVLRGIAIYGEKLKELGQPDRSNDDFVLQGLFATITNANWDDARFEAMISEGLARRDKLRNAFLAVYKAKNGKDFSEPLPEAATWTGDSTAFAEKAKSVGILATENEDVRSLRELLIIGLKGVAAYAEHAAVLGFRKTEIDEFMLEALASTTKDLSVDEMVALVMKAGGMAVTTMALLDEANTTTYGNPEITQVNIGVGKNPGILISGHDLKDMAELLKQTEGTGVDVYTHGEMLPANYYPAFKKYPHFVGNYGGSWWQQNPEFESFNGPILLTTNCLVPLKKENTYLDRLYTTGVVGYEGAKHIADRPAGGAKDFSALIAQAKKCPPPVEIETGSIVGGFAHHQVLALADKVVEAVKSGAIKRFVVMAGCDGRQKSRSYYTEVAENLPKDTVILTAGCAKYRYNKLNLGDIGGIPRVLDAGQCNDSYSLAVIALKLKEVFGLDDINDLPVSYDIAWYEQKAVAVLLALLFLGVKGIRLGPTLPAFLSPNVAKVLVENFNIKPIGTVQDDIAAMMAGK; this comes from the coding sequence ATGTTTTGCTTCCAGTGTCAGGAAACAGCGAAGAATACGGGATGCACGGTCAAAGGTATGTGCGGCAAGCCGGAAGAAACCGCCAATTTGCAGGATCTGCTCATTTTTGTGCTGCGTGGCATCGCCATTTATGGCGAAAAATTAAAGGAGTTGGGACAGCCGGACCGCTCTAATGACGACTTCGTGCTCCAGGGATTATTTGCGACCATCACCAATGCTAACTGGGATGATGCCCGATTTGAGGCTATGATATCGGAAGGCTTGGCTCGGCGTGACAAGTTGAGAAATGCTTTTCTGGCTGTTTACAAGGCAAAAAATGGCAAAGATTTCAGCGAGCCGTTGCCCGAAGCCGCGACTTGGACTGGGGACTCTACCGCTTTTGCTGAAAAGGCCAAGAGCGTAGGCATTCTGGCAACTGAGAACGAAGATGTGCGTTCTTTGCGCGAACTGCTCATAATCGGTCTGAAAGGTGTCGCGGCCTATGCCGAGCACGCTGCTGTACTGGGCTTTCGCAAGACCGAAATCGACGAATTCATGCTTGAGGCCCTGGCTTCAACGACCAAGGATTTGTCCGTGGATGAAATGGTCGCGCTGGTCATGAAGGCCGGCGGCATGGCCGTAACCACCATGGCCCTGCTGGACGAGGCCAACACCACTACCTACGGCAACCCGGAAATCACCCAGGTCAACATCGGCGTGGGCAAGAACCCCGGCATCCTCATCAGCGGCCATGACCTGAAGGATATGGCCGAGTTGCTGAAGCAGACCGAGGGCACAGGCGTGGACGTTTACACCCACGGCGAAATGCTTCCCGCCAACTATTATCCGGCGTTCAAGAAGTACCCGCATTTCGTGGGGAACTACGGCGGTTCCTGGTGGCAGCAGAATCCCGAATTCGAGTCCTTCAACGGCCCCATCCTGCTGACCACAAACTGTCTGGTGCCGCTCAAAAAAGAGAACACCTATCTGGACCGTCTCTACACCACTGGCGTGGTTGGGTATGAAGGGGCCAAGCACATCGCTGACCGGCCTGCGGGAGGAGCCAAGGATTTCTCGGCGCTGATCGCACAGGCCAAGAAATGTCCTCCGCCCGTTGAGATCGAGACTGGTAGCATCGTCGGCGGTTTCGCCCATCATCAGGTACTAGCCTTGGCCGACAAGGTGGTTGAGGCTGTCAAGTCCGGCGCGATCAAGCGCTTTGTGGTCATGGCCGGGTGTGACGGTCGGCAGAAGTCTCGTTCCTATTACACTGAAGTGGCCGAAAATTTGCCCAAGGACACCGTGATCTTGACGGCCGGTTGCGCCAAGTACCGCTATAACAAACTGAATCTCGGTGACATCGGTGGCATTCCACGTGTGCTGGACGCAGGGCAGTGCAACGATTCCTATTCCCTGGCCGTCATTGCTCTGAAACTCAAAGAAGTCTTCGGCCTGGATGACATCAACGATCTGCCCGTATCTTACGATATCGCCTGGTACGAGCAGAAGGCCGTGGCCGTGCTTCTGGCGCTCCTATTTTTAGGTGTGAAGGGAATCCGTCTCGGGCCTACGCTTCCGGCATTTTTGTCGCCGAACGTGGCCAAGGTACTGGTTGAAAATTTCAACATCAAACCAATCGGAACAGTGCAGGATGACATCGCAGCCATGATGGCGGGTAAATAA
- a CDS encoding site-specific integrase gives MPSRNREKTRYPGVYYVIGTGADGKPERVYYIVYRRDGKLIEEKAGYQGRDDMTEARAARLRAERIDGKSDSNKTRRNKIKAEKEADDSRWTLSKLWAEYKKSKVDFKGIKTDESRFIRYLEVPFGHKEPDEIAPLDVDRVRVMMLKSKSPQTVKNTLELFRRIINFGVKMHLCSRLPFTIEFPKPDNHKTEDLTSDEMERLFKAIAEDTNIQAAGIMKAALFTGMRRGEIFKLKWSDLDFEKGFIFIRDPKGGKDQRIPMNEAARQLFLDHPRTGSEFVFPGRNGGLRKDVKHQTARIKRRAGLPEDFRALHGLRHVYASMLASSGQVDIYTLQKLLTHKSPQMTQRYAHLRDEALKRAAEVAGNLFANIEKQNTSIDVKNTRTA, from the coding sequence ATGCCATCACGAAATCGCGAAAAAACGCGCTATCCGGGCGTCTATTACGTCATCGGCACTGGCGCGGACGGAAAGCCGGAACGAGTTTACTACATCGTATACCGAAGGGATGGAAAACTGATCGAAGAGAAAGCTGGCTACCAAGGCCGTGACGACATGACCGAAGCCAGGGCAGCTCGCTTAAGGGCCGAGCGCATAGACGGAAAGTCCGACTCGAACAAAACCCGTCGCAACAAAATCAAGGCAGAAAAAGAGGCTGACGACAGTCGCTGGACGCTCTCCAAACTGTGGGCTGAGTACAAGAAAAGCAAAGTTGATTTCAAAGGAATCAAAACTGACGAGAGCCGATTCATACGCTATCTCGAAGTTCCTTTCGGTCATAAGGAGCCCGATGAAATTGCTCCACTGGATGTGGATAGGGTTCGAGTGATGATGCTCAAATCAAAGAGTCCGCAGACTGTTAAAAATACACTTGAATTGTTTCGACGTATTATTAATTTTGGCGTTAAAATGCACCTATGTTCTCGATTGCCTTTTACCATTGAGTTTCCAAAACCAGACAATCATAAAACTGAAGATCTAACTTCAGATGAAATGGAACGTCTATTCAAGGCGATTGCTGAAGATACGAACATACAAGCAGCAGGGATAATGAAAGCAGCCCTTTTCACAGGGATGCGCCGTGGAGAAATATTCAAGCTGAAATGGTCTGATTTAGATTTCGAAAAAGGCTTCATTTTTATCCGCGATCCCAAAGGCGGAAAGGACCAGCGGATCCCAATGAACGAAGCGGCCAGACAACTGTTTCTGGACCACCCCAGAACTGGCAGTGAATTTGTCTTCCCAGGCCGAAATGGAGGCTTGAGAAAAGATGTCAAACATCAAACAGCCCGAATCAAACGACGCGCAGGACTTCCCGAAGATTTTCGAGCTCTTCATGGACTCAGGCATGTATACGCTTCAATGTTAGCCAGCTCTGGTCAAGTTGATATCTATACACTACAAAAGCTATTGACACACAAATCTCCGCAAATGACACAGCGCTACGCACATCTTCGCGATGAAGCTCTAAAACGAGCAGCTGAAGTGGCAGGAAATTTATTTGCTAATATTGAAAAGCAAAACACTTCGATAGATGTTAAAAATACAAGAACTGCATAA